A stretch of DNA from Candidatus Omnitrophota bacterium:
AAGTCCCAGGCGAAGAAGAGCAAGGTTGACGTGGTGGGCCCGATCTGCGAGAGCGGGGATTTCTTCGCCAAGGATCGGAATATCCCGGAAGTCAGCGCGGGCGATCTTCTGGCAGTGATGTGCAGCGGCGCGTACGGATTCAGCATGGCCAGCAATTATAATTCCCGGCGCAGGCCGGCAGAGGTCCTGGTCAGCTGCAAGAAAACGATGCTTATTCGTCGGCGGGAGACTTATAATGACCTGGTTCATAATGAGGTCATCGCGAGTAAGTTTGAGTAAGTTTAAGTAAATCTGCATATATGTAAGTAGATGTATAAGTAGTATAGATTAAATATAAGTAAAACCGAGTAAGTTTAGGTAAGTAGTCGGGAGAGGCAAATGGCGCAAAAGATCGATTTCACTAAATTAGTCGGCGCGGGGAATGATTTTGTCCTTATCGATAACCGCCGCCTTAAAATATACTTAAAACAAAAGTTGTCCGCGTTGGCTAAGGAGATGTGCGACCGGAAATTCGGGATCGGCGCCGACGGGTTATTGATCTGGGATAATGTTAAAGGCGCGGCTGCCAGGATGCGCATTTTTAATTCCGACGGCTCCGAGGCGGAGATGTGCGGTAATGGCGGCCGTTGTTTCGCTCTTTATGTCAGCCGCAAGATCAAAGGCATCAAAAGCTGTTTTGAGGTCAAGACTATGGCCGGCCTGGTAAAGGCGCAGGTAAACAAGGACGGGGTAAGGATACAACTGACTGATCCAAAACAAATGAAATTTAATATGCCTTTGAGATTGAACAACCGCTCGATCCGGGTAAATTTTATCAATACCGGCGTTCCGCATACCGTAATATTTGTCCAGGACCTGGATAATATCGCTGTGGCCCAGTTGGGCAGGCAGATCAGGTATCATAAAGATTTCGCGCCTGCCGGGACCAACGTGGATTTTGTGGAGATCGAGGATAAGGATTCAATAAGGATCAGGACTTATGAAAGAGGGGTGGAGGGTGAGACCCTGGCCTGCGGCACTGGGGC
This window harbors:
- the dapF gene encoding diaminopimelate epimerase — its product is MAQKIDFTKLVGAGNDFVLIDNRRLKIYLKQKLSALAKEMCDRKFGIGADGLLIWDNVKGAAARMRIFNSDGSEAEMCGNGGRCFALYVSRKIKGIKSCFEVKTMAGLVKAQVNKDGVRIQLTDPKQMKFNMPLRLNNRSIRVNFINTGVPHTVIFVQDLDNIAVAQLGRQIRYHKDFAPAGTNVDFVEIEDKDSIRIRTYERGVEGETLACGTGATAAALVTAEKLSALPLKKINVITKSNEVLKVHFEREESSFKNVWLEGKARIVYQGVYYV